GCCCGTACCCGAGACCGACGCAGGTGGGCTGGCTGAGTAGGCTAAGGTGGACGAGAGAACCCTCGCTAAGGAACTCTGCAAGTTGACCCCGTAACTTCGGGAGAAGGGGTGCCCTTTCTGGTGAGGTGTATTAGCGATGCTGAGCTGGAGGGGGCCGCAGAAACCAGGCCCAGGCGACTGTTTAATAAAAACACAGGACTCTGCTTAAGGCGTAAGCCGAAGTATAGGGTCTGACGCCTGCCCGGTGCTGGAAGGTTAAGGGGAGGGGTTAGCCGCAAGGCGAAGCTCTGAACCGAAGCCCCAGTAAACGGCGGCCGTAACTATAACGGTCCTAAGGTAGCGAAATTCCTTGTCAGGTAAGTTCTGACCTGCACGAATGGCGTAACGATCTGGGCGCTGTCTCGGCGAGGGACTCGGTGAAATTGTGGTACCGGTAAAGACGCCGGTTACCCGTGGTGGGACGGAAAGACCCCGTGGAGCTTTACTGTAGCCTGATATTGGGTCTTGGTACGTCATGTACAGGATAGGTGGGAGGCTTTGAAGCGTGTGCGCCAGCATACGTGGAGCCGTCCTTGGGATACCACCCTTGATGTGCTGGGGTTCTAACCGCATAGGCTGAATCGTCATGCGGGACAGTGTCAGGTGGGCAGTTTGACTGGGGCGGTCGCCTCCTAAAGAGTAACGGAGGCGCGCGAAGGTTACCTCGAGGCGGATGGAAATCGCCTTTTAGAGCGCAAGGGTTATAAGGTAGCCTTACTGTGAGACCGACAGGTCGAGCAGTCGCGAAAGCGGGTCCTAGTGATCCGGCGGTTCCGAGTGGAAGGGCCGTCGCTCATCGGATAAAAGCTACCCCGGGGATAACAGGCTGATCTTGCCCGAGAGTCCCTATCGACGGCAAGGTTTGGCACCTCGATGTCGGCTCGTCGCATCCTGGGGCTGAAGCAGGTCCCAAGGGTTGGTCTGTTCGCCCATTAAAGCGGTACGTGAGCTGGGTTTAGAACGTCGTGAGACAGTTCGGTCCCTATCCACCACGGGCGTAAGTGGTTTGAGGGGAGCTGCTCCTAGTACGAGAGGACCGGAGTGGACGCACCTCTAGTGTACCGGTTGTGTCGCCAGATGCATAAGCCGGGTAGCTATGTGCGGATCGGATAACCGCTGAAGGCATCTAAGCGGGAAGCCGGCCCCAAGATGAGACCACTTGCCGCGTTAAGCGGGTAAGGTCGCACGGAGATGACGTGCTTGATAGGCCAGAGGTGTAAGGCGTGTGAGCGCTTTAGCTGACTGGTACTAATAGACCGAGGCCTTAACCTCTCTGTTACCTAAGGCATCATATATGCTGTCAGTGTGTTAAGTTTTGTAGAGGTTTCTGGTGGTCATAGCGGAGGGGAAACACCCGGATCCATGCCGAACCCGGCAGTTAAGCCCTCCAGCGCCGATGGTACTGCGATGGGTAATCGTGGGAGAGTAGGTCGCCGCCAGAAACCTCTATCTCTTTCTACTCCTCATAAAACCCCATAACTACTTCTCAATAAATAACCAATAATAAAACTACTCAAAATCCAATCCTATGTGGTAGTTTACCGCCTTGAAGAACTCATCTATGTCTTGTTCTACGTGTAGCGTAGGTATGTTGCTGGGAAGATATGATTTATTGGTTTCTCCTTTGTTTACGATTATTATCTTACCCCTAGCAAGTCTTGGAAGTAGGGCAGCGGGAGTAACCACTAGCGAAGACCCTACTACAAAGAGCAGGTCGCATTCTTTTACAAGCTTTTGGCTTTCTTCAAGGTGTTTCACCATTTCACCGAAGAAGACGATATCGGGTTTTATGATTCCGCCGCACCGGTCGCACCTGGGAACTTCCTGGGAAAAGACCAACTTCATGCTTTCCTCGTAATCCCAGGTTTTGTTGCAGTCAATGCAGAAGCTTTTCCATATGCCTCCGTGGATTTCCATGACGTTCTTGCTTCCTGCCATTTGGTGCAATGAATCGATATTTTGCGTTATTATTCCTTTCAACTTTCCATTTTTTTCCAGAGCAGCAAAGAATTTGTGAGCATATGTTGGCTTTATGTTCTTTAAGGTTTGGAGAAATTCGCGGTGGAACTTGTAAAAGAAACTAGGGTCCTCAAGAAAATAGTCTATATCGAATATTCTTTCGGGGTTTACACCTAGTTGCCTTCTATATATGCCGTTAGGGCCTCTAAAGTCTGGTATCCCGGCGTTGGTTGACATGCCCGCGCCGCTTAGCAGGACTATGTTGTTTGCCTTCTTGATTTCATCGGCACATATTTGAGCTAAGTTACAGTTAGGGATCTTTTCGAAACACCCCTCCAAATGAACCACCTCCTTTGGTGAACATAAAAAACTAGGCAACGGAAAAATTATACAAGAAAAAGCTATGCAACCGGTTACACAACATGCTAAAATATGGTGGCTCTTATTGGGCATAAACATTAAGGAGGTGTTGGCAGATATGCCAGGAAGAAGGATAGTGTATGGAGTGGACGACAAGCCGCCTTTTCCCATAATGGTGTTGGCCGGCTTTCAGCATGTATTGACCCTTTTTGGAGCGACGACGCTAGTTCCTCTTATTTTTGGTCCCGCAATGGGCATGACACCGGCGCAAATCGGCTTCTTCATATCTTGTGTTTATTTTGCCATGGGCGTGGCTACGTTGATACAGACTCATCCCAAGATTGGATCTGGATTACCTATAGTGCAGGGGTCTAGTTTCAGCTTTATTCCTCCTATCATGACCATAATTGGTGCATACAAAGCTATGGGGCCCAATGTGGTTATGCAGTACATTGGCGGCGCCTTGGTGGCTGGGGGGCTCATGTTATCAATTATTGGTTATAGTCGTCTCGTGGGGGTAATAAGAAAGATAATAACGCCAGTTGTCATAGGACCGACCATAATGGCTATAGGATTTTCCCTTGCTCCTGTAGCCATACAGTACAACGCAGCCAACTACTGGCCTGTATCCCTTTTAGTGGTCTTCTGTGTGTTCTTTTTCAGTCTTATCAGCAAGAACAAGTTCATCAATATTTTTGCCGTACTGTCCTCGATAGTCATAGCCTACTTGGTTTGCCTCCTTGGAAGCTTCAGTGGATTCTTCCAGCCAGGCCATCCTGCCTTCGTAGACTTGAAAGAGGTCGTGCTGGCTCCGTGGTTTAGGTTTAAGTTGATAATGCCATGGGGCGTTCCCAAGTTCAGTTTCTTGGCTTTCGGGGCGATAATAGCTGGCTTTTTTGCGGTCATGATTGAGTCTATTGGAGATTACCACTCCTGCTCCTATGCGGCCGGCCTGGATGATCCCGACTCGGATACTATAAGCAGAGGTATAGGAGCTGAGGGATTAAACTGTGCCTTAGCTGGTATCTTTGGCGCAGTAGGAACCACCTCCTACACTGAAAACATAGGGCTTATAGGTTTGACTGGTGTGGCGTCGAGATGGGTCGTAAGGACTGGTGCAGTGCTCTTGATAATCATGAGCATGATCGGGAAATTGGGCGCCCTGATAGCCACAATCCCTAGCCCAGTTATCGGTGGAGCATATATTGCCCTCTTTGGAATAATAGGAGCTTTGGGAATACAGGTTCTGATGAGGGCTGATATGGGAAGTCAACGAAACGTCCTTATAGTCGGTTTTGCATTTTTAATGGCCCTTGGGCTACCAGGTTGGGTGGAGGGACAGCAGGAGGCCTTTTTCGCTTATGGTATCCCAGGACAGGTCTTGTGGGCCATACTCAAGACCCCAATGGCTGTTGCCGGTATAAGTGCAGCCTTTTGGGACACCTTAGTTCCCGGGACTCAGGAAGAAAGAGGTTTAGTTAGCAGAAAGAAACAGAATTAAACTAGATAGTTGGCTAAAGTCAGGATGTTTAGCCCAGAGGGAATATCCCTCTGGGCTTTTTAGTGGACTCCAATAGGTGATACAATAACCTCAATAGCATGGAAATTAAATACTACTACCTGCAGAGGAGGTAAAGGAATGAGTGGAGATGGGATAGATAAGAGGGCGCTTTTTTTGATCTCTTATGGGTTATACGTAGTATCCTCGCGAATGGGAGACAAGTTAAACGGCCAAGTGGCAAATGCTGTTATGCAGGTCACATCTGACCCGATGGTATTGGCATGCTGTTTACACAAAGAAAATTTGACGACCCAGTGCATAAAGGATAGTAGACTTTTTACTATTTCTGTACTAGAGGAAGATACTCCAATGACTTTCATAGGAAACTTCGGATTCAAGTCGGGTAGGGATATAGAAAAGTTCAGCTCCTGTGCCTGTGAGTTTACATCAAGAGAGGTTCCGTATTCACCTGATTATTCATTGGCTGTCATAGAGGCTGAGGTGATCGATGTAAAAGAAGTCTTTACCCATGTGCTCTTTTTGGGTGAGGTGAAATACGCGAAGGTTTTGAAGGAAGGTAAACCTATGACTTATTCCTATTACCACGAAATAAAGAAAGGCAAGTCACCCAAGCACGCTCCAACCTTTGGGCTGGATACAGGTAAGGTCCGATAAATTTAAAAATATTGAGATGTTTTCGTTTGGTGAGATTCCCCAGCATGCTGAATTAAGGGCATTGTTCGAGGACTTATACCTACGCTACAACAGACGTGAATTTGTCCACCCTGACCCAGTGGAGCTTCTTTATTGTTATCAGGAAACAGGAGATAGGGAGGTTGCCGCCCTTTTGGCCGCGGCCCTTGCCTACGGAAGGGCATCCCAGATTGTAAAAAAAGCATCTCAAGTGCTTGAGGTAATGGGAGCTAGCCCTAAGGGTTTTGTCCTTTCCCATTCCTTGAAAGAGCTCCAGAAAGTTTTCAAGGATTTCAAGCACCGTTTTACAGATGGCAAGAGCGTTGCAGGTCTCTTTTATGGCATAAGGGGTGTGCTTCTCGAATATGGTTCGTTGGAAATGTGCGCTGAATGTTATGTAAATGAAGGACACCTGAAAGCCAAAGAAGCGATAACTGGATTATTTGAAAGCCTGCTTCGCCACGGCATGCCGAGCTCAGTTCTGCCGGATCCGAGAAAGCCCTCCGCATGTAAGAGGTTGTACTTGTTTTTAAAGTGGATGATTCGTAAAGATTCCATAGATCCAGGAGGATGGAGCGCTTTGAAGCCAAGTGAGCTAATATACCCTTTAGATACCCATATCTTTTCTATTGCTAGAGCCTTGGGAGCTACAGACAGGAAAAGCGCCGATTTCAAAGCGGCTTTGGACGTGACGGAGTTTTTCAGAAGGATAAATCCTCTTGATCCGCTGAAATATGATTTTGTGCTGACGCGCTTTGGAATAAGGCCAGATTTAAATAAAAAAGAGTTTCTTGAAATCTGTTGTGGAAATAGAATGAAAAAGGGACATTAGGCTATAATAACCCAATAGCCTAAACAGTTAAGCAGGTTTCTCGAACTAGATGGTTGGGGGGATACGCATATAATGGGGATTTTGCCTTACTGGGATAGAAATGTGGACTTGGAAATAGATTCTTGGGTTCCTTATAGACTGGATTTTTCTCCTATATCGATCAATTCCATGTACAGCGAACAGTTGGGGCGGATAGCCACGATGGCTTTGGCCTTGGATAGCGAGCTTTTATGTGTGGATGGCCTAACCACTGGGCAGGCTGGAGCCTTGTTCAGGCAGAATATATTTGATCCGGAAAGAAAACTTAGGCACGTTGGATGGTTTTCCATGGTTTTTGGTTACTCCAAGGCCATGGAAAAGTTGATTGGTTTTTTTACTAGTGTGTTTCCAGGTATAACGGCAGGATTGGCTCTTTGCGGTATTTGGGACCGCAACATGCTTGTTGATGAGCTAAAGACCATTGTGATGGTAAGCGACAAGATAATATTCAATGAATTTGGGTGCCTTGAGGCCCTTGAGGAGTTAATGAGAAAGGCTGGGAACGAGAAGAGCAGCAGAGGCTTTTTCGCCGAAAAGTTTGGATATAGACGTTTTGGTATCCCCTTTGAAACAGATAATGTAATTCATTTAGCCATCTCAGATGCCTTATACAATTTCGAGCTGGAGGAGACTAGGGAAATATTAGGTCCGGCACCTGAGGTTCCTTTCCCCAAGAGAAATATAGAGGAGTTATTGCGATGAATCTCGGAGTAACTTTAGCTTTGGCTTTTGGCCTGTCCATGGACGCCTTTGCCGTTTCCCTCGGTTATGCTCTGGCATCCATAAGATTAAGGTCTTCTGACATGTTAAAGTTGGCAGCAAGCTTTGGACTATTTCAGGCTGGTATGCCCCTTGCAGGGTGGCTTTTGGCAGATAGGTTCGTGAACATAATAAAAGCTTGGGACCATTGGGTTGCTTTTTTCCTGTTATTCGCTATAGGTCTGCACATGATCTATTCGGGCTTCCATGGAGATGGAACCTTACCCCAAAAGACAGATCGGCTGAGTACCACCACGGTACTTGTGCTTTCGATAGGTACAAGTATCGATGCTTTTGCTGCAGGGATAAGCTTTATTGGCATAGAAGATATTCCCATAGGCAATACGGTAGCTGTGATAGGTGTAGTGACGTTTATTTTCTCTACTGTTGCGATGATCTTCGGGAAGAGGTTAGGCAAAAGTTTAAGTTCTAAGGCTACCTTGCTAGGTGGGGTTGTTCTCATAGGCGTTGGAGTTAAGATCCTTTTGGAACATATTTTGAAGTAATATCTGGAGGGTTTGGTTCATATGAATAGACCCGATTGGGATGTATATTTCATGTCTATAGCGGAAGTCGTGGCCACGAGAAGTACTTGCATAAGAAGACAGGTGGGTGCGGTAATAGTGAAAAACAAGCAGATAATAAGCACTGGCTATAATGGTGCACCAAAAGGTATCCCTCACTGTTTTGAAACTGGCTGCTTGAGGGAAGAGCTGGGTGTACCTGCGGGGGAAAGACACGAGATATGCAGAGGATCTCACGCAGAGATAAATGCAATTGTCCAGGCTGCGTCGGTGGGATCGTCGACTGAAGGGGCTGTGATATATTGTACCCATGAGCCCTGTTCTTTTTGCACAAAAGCGATAATAAATGCAGGCATAAAAAAAATTATATACAAAGAAAGTTACCCCGATGCCCTGTCTAGAAAATTGCTCTCGGAAGCGGGCATAAAAGTAGAAAGACTTATCTTGGAAAGGTGAAGTTTTGGAAAGGGGGAACTCCTGGGATGCCTATAGAATTAAAAAAAGGTGGGGACAGAAGAGGAGGTATAGAGGACCTTGAACAGCTTGTGGGGCTGCAATCGATAAAAAGAGAGCTTCGCAAGATAGAGTCTATGCTTTGGCTCAATAAGCACAGAAAACAGAAAGATCTCGGAGAGTTGAGTTTGCAGTCCTTTCACTTCGTGTTTAAAGGTAGCCCAGGTACAGGAAAGACTACCGTCGCTCGCCTTATTGGACAAATATTCCGCAAGTATGGTTTGTTGCGCTCTGGAGATGTGGTAGAAGTGGATAGGGCCAAATTAGTGGGGCCCACGCCGGGAGAGACCGAGGTAAAGGTCCTGAGAACGGTTCGCTCCGCTTTGGATGGAGTGCTGTTCGTGGATGAAGCATACGCATTATCGGGAGGGGGAGACACATCTGATCCTGGCTGGAGAGCATTAGAGGTTCTTTTAAAGGCCATGGAGGATTACCGCGATTGTCTTGTGGTTATATTTGCAGGTTACACCCATGAAATGGATAGGCTTTTCGATTCTTTCACAGGGTTAAAAAGCAGGTTCCCCTTCCATTTGGAGTTTGAGAATTATACCCCCTTGGAATTAGTGGAGATAGCTAACTTTATGGCCTCCAGGGAGAACCTTGAGATCTCGGAACAAGCGTCTTTGGCCATTATGAACATGATGAAAAAACGCGTTAAGGAAAAAGATTTCTCCAATGCCCGGGAGATACGCAACCTGATCGATCACGCCAAGACCAAGATGTCGTCGAGGTTACGCAACAAACGAAAAGTAACCTCCTGGGATCTCAAAACCATAACCATTTTGGACCTGGATGATCCTTATGGAGAAACATCTTTCTTGGTGGAGAATATAGAGCTAGCAAAAAAAGAGATGTATGCAGATCCCTTAAACAAGGAGCTTAGGTTTAAGTTGGCTCAACGTTATGAGGATGCAGGGCTGTGGTCTGATGTGGTTGCCACATTGGAACCGGTGGCAAAGGAACTATCTCCTCCTGCTAGGGCCCTCTTGGGTATGGCTCTTTCGAAGATGGGACAACATAAGGAAGCCCTGGAATATCTAGACGGCGAAAACCTAACTCCGCAGCATGAGTTTCATAAGGGTATTTCGGCCTTATGGGAAGGAAAGAGAAAAGAAGCTATAGAGCTCTTGAAGGATGCTTCAGAAAAGACAGGAGAATACCCAGAGTTTTATTTGGCCCTATCTTTTGCTTACTTTTTAGAAGGCCAATGGGGAGAATCTTTCAAAGCTTTTCGTGAGGGGCTTGCGCTAATTAAAAAGCGGGAGGGCATTTTGCCGCCAGAGTCTTTGAGAAGTTTGCCCTACAAGGATCTGAAAGATGAGCAGGTAAGACAAGCTTTGGAAAGGGCTGTACTCAAGGACTTTAACAATCCAGATGAAGCCTTAATTTCTTTTGCCGAAGCACTATTATTGAGTACGTCGCGCGGATCTGTGCCAGATGTAATTGAAGAAGCTTTGAGGACCGCTCTCTCCAACATGCCTGATGATCCCAGACCCCACAGGGGATTGGCCCATTACTACAAGCATAAGGGAGAAATTATGAAGGCCATAGTTTCTTTGGAGGTTGCCCTCGAATTGGAGCCAAGGAACATAGAAGACTGGAAGCTTCTTGCGGAACTTTATTTTGCTGCGGGTCAAAAAGAAAAAGCCGAGGAAGTCCTCCATGATGTGGTGTATGAACAAGTTGGTGCAGGTGCTCTAGCCTTGGATCTGGCGAAGGCGGAAGAACAAAAGGGTAACAAGGAAGAAGCAGAAAGGCTATATGAGAAAGCTTGGCGACAGGAGTTGTCCCAGGAAGAAAAAACGTTTTGTGCCGATCGTTTAGGGCAGATGAAAGCGGTCAAGGGTAATTTCTCTGAGGCCATGAGGTATCTAGAGCAAGTAGAGATATCGGAATTATCTCCTGAAGGCCAATTTTGGTATGCCAGGGCTCTTATAGAGGCCAGGATGTGGTCGAAGGCGGAGGCCGTATTGAGGGGAATTGGACCTTTGCCGGAAGAGCTTAGTTCTCCTTATCTTTATTGGAAGATAAGGACACTTGTTGCGGTTAAGGATCTATATGAAGCGAGGAGCGTAGTGGTTAACGAAGGTGCTCCTCCATGGTTGAGACTTGCCTCTTTAATGGCAAGAGTTGTATCAGGAGACAAGTCTGTTGCCCCTTCCCTCAAAAGTTTCGATTCGAGCGAATTAGGCATGGATGGTTTAGGCCTTTTGTGCGTCGGCTTGGCAGGAATAGGAGAATGGGAAGGTCTTTATAGATGTGCCCAGAAGGCCCAACAGGCTCAACATGGCCCTGTTTTGTGGGAGCTTCAAGACGGCAAATTGAAAGAAGAGCTGGAATACTTGGCGGGCATTGCCGCGGCCCATATGAAAAGATGGGAAACGGCCTTGGAACACTTCAAAAGGAGCCATACTGTACTCCTTCACCCAGTGACCTTGTATGCCATGGCTGTTTCGATGATCGCTCTTGGGCGAGTAAATGAAGCCAAGAGGTTGTCATTTCAACTTAATGCTGCCCCGACACTGAAGAAAAAGGTAGATGACTTGGTAAAGCAGAACACGGGCCTTAGAAAGCTGATAGCAGAACCTATAAGTGCTGAGGTCCTAGACGCTTTTGCTTTCATATGATGGGAATATTATTAACAATGGATAAGGAGGAGAGTTTTATGATGAGTCGTGATGAGGCACTGGCGCTATTGGAACAATATAATAAGGAGCAAAGCCATATCAAGCATGCCTTGGCTGTAGAGGCGGCCATGAGATATTTTGCGGAAAAAGAAGGTGAAGATGGGGATTTATGGGGTATAACTGGGCTGTTGCATGACATAGATTGGGAGTTGACCCAAGAAACTCCTGAGAAACACACTCATGTAGGGGCCTCTATTTTGGAGGAAAAAGGGTTCCCTCCTGAGGTGGTGAGGGCTGTTTTGTCTCATGGTTGGGGAATATGCTCCGACGTGGAGCCTCAAAGCTTAATGGAAAAATACCTTTATGCAGTGGACGAGCTGACGGGATTCATTACGGCTGTTGCCCTGGTTAGACCAGGGAAGTCTCTACAGGATTTAACGGTCAAGTCAGTTAAGAAGAAATGGAAGGACAAGGCCTTTGCCAGAGGAGTTGATAGAGAGGTAATTGCCAAGGGAGCCGAAATCCTAGGAAGGCCCCTGGAGGAGCTCATAGGTGAAGTGATAGAAGCCCTTAAGCCTATCGAGAAGGAAATAGGGTTAGGAGAAAATTAAAACTGAAACACAAAAGAGCCTGGAAGCAAAGGGGGGGCTACGAGTGTGGCCTCCTTTATTTTTTACCTGGTAAGGAGTATCATAGGTGATGAATTTAAACTTTCCAGATTTAAACAACAAAAAGGAGAGCAAAGATGCATCTGGACGATGAAGACCAGAAAAGTTTTGCATTTGAAGAAAAAGATGGTGGCTTAAGTCACTTGGATTTAGCGAAAGAGCTTAAGAAAAAGGACCTTTTGCTTCAGTATCTTTTCGATAACGCTCCGCTGGGTATTATGCAGACCCTTCCAGGAGGGGTAATCGTCAGGGCCAATAGAATGGCTCATGAGATCTTTGGCTATAGCTACGGAGAGATGAACGGTAAGCTTGTGGATGACTTGGTACTCCCAGACGACAAAAGACTTTCTGGTGAGGAATACACAAGAAAGCTGCATTCAGAAAAGGAAGTAGTGGTTTTTGAGGATGTGCGTCGAAGGAAGGATGGAAGTCTCTTTTACGCATCCTTTATAGGGTTTCCTGTTCTGATGGACGGCGAGGTAGTTGGAGTTTTCGCTATCTATCAGGATATAACCAAGCGCAAAGAGGCCGAACAGGTCTTAAAAGAAAAAGTTGCCTATGCAGAGACTGAAATGAGAACCATGAAGAGGTATTGGGAACAAACCATAAGCCTTGTCTCGTCGGTGGTTGAGGCCAGAGACCCATATACCGCAGGGCACCAACAAAATGTTGCTGTTATTTCCAGAGAGATAGGAAGGAAATTGGGTCTGTCAGGAGAAGAGATCTATCCAATATATGTGGCAGCCATGGTGCATGATATAGGAAAAGTAGAAATACCATCGGAGATTTTGGCAAAACCTGGCAAATTGACTTCTTTGGAGAGAGAACTAGTAAAAAGGCATCCAGAGGCAGGAAAAAGGATATTATCAAAGCTTGAGACCCCATGGCCCATAGCCGAAATCGTGTATCAGCACCATGAGAGGATTAATGGAGGTGGTTACCCAAGAGGACTGAAGAAGAACGATATCCTCCTTGCCGCCCGTATAATTGCTGTTGCCGATGTGGTGGATGCCATGGAAACTCACAGGCCATATAGGCCCGCGCTGGGAAAGGATGCTGTTTTAGAAGAGCTATACAATGGTAAGGGCGTCCTTTACGATGAGGATGTAGTAGATGCCTGGATGTGTTTGACAGGACATTAGCACCCTTTTAGGTGCATCTCAATCAGTCAATTTAGCGTCAATCAAATTCCAAGAAATTTTTCCATTCTGAACTTTAAATTCCAAAAGCATATATCCTCCTATATGGCCATCTTCAAAGTATGCAAGGCACCAATTTGGGGCCATGAACCAAATTAGATCTTCGTTGTATATGGCCATGTTACCCCCCATGACGCCTTTCCAGGGTATTAAGTCTTTTCTTTTCATGAGGTCCTTTTTCAAATTAGTCTCTGGATCTGCAAGGCCTAACCTTTCATATCTAGCCCAATCTGGTTGGTCCGGAAGTTTTAATTCTAAGTTTCCTATGATCTGTTCAAATTTTTTGCACTTTTCCGTTAAGATTAGTATAGTTTCGTCTTTTTGCATTATCTTTTCGCGGTAATGGGAAAAGACTAGAAAAAAGGCGGATAAAAGAAGTATCGACCCCATAACGGTTACTAAA
The DNA window shown above is from Thermovirga lienii DSM 17291 and carries:
- a CDS encoding AAA ATPase central domain protein (PFAM: ATPase family associated with various cellular activities (AAA)~InterProIPR019734: IPR013026: IPR003959: IPR001440: IPR 000641: IPR003593~KEGG: nth:Nther_1502 AAA ATPase central domain protein~PFAM: AAA ATPase central domain protein; Tetratricopeptide TPR_1 repeat-containing protein~SMART: AAA ATPase; Tetratricopeptide repeat~SPTR: AAA ATPase central domain protein) → MPIELKKGGDRRGGIEDLEQLVGLQSIKRELRKIESMLWLNKHRKQKDLGELSLQSFHFVFKGSPGTGKTTVARLIGQIFRKYGLLRSGDVVEVDRAKLVGPTPGETEVKVLRTVRSALDGVLFVDEAYALSGGGDTSDPGWRALEVLLKAMEDYRDCLVVIFAGYTHEMDRLFDSFTGLKSRFPFHLEFENYTPLELVEIANFMASRENLEISEQASLAIMNMMKKRVKEKDFSNAREIRNLIDHAKTKMSSRLRNKRKVTSWDLKTITILDLDDPYGETSFLVENIELAKKEMYADPLNKELRFKLAQRYEDAGLWSDVVATLEPVAKELSPPARALLGMALSKMGQHKEALEYLDGENLTPQHEFHKGISALWEGKRKEAIELLKDASEKTGEYPEFYLALSFAYFLEGQWGESFKAFREGLALIKKREGILPPESLRSLPYKDLKDEQVRQALERAVLKDFNNPDEALISFAEALLLSTSRGSVPDVIEEALRTALSNMPDDPRPHRGLAHYYKHKGEIMKAIVSLEVALELEPRNIEDWKLLAELYFAAGQKEKAEEVLHDVVYEQVGAGALALDLAKAEEQKGNKEEAERLYEKAWRQELSQEEKTFCADRLGQMKAVKGNFSEAMRYLEQVEISELSPEGQFWYARALIEARMWSKAEAVLRGIGPLPEELSSPYLYWKIRTLVAVKDLYEARSVVVNEGAPPWLRLASLMARVVSGDKSVAPSLKSFDSSELGMDGLGLLCVGLAGIGEWEGLYRCAQKAQQAQHGPVLWELQDGKLKEELEYLAGIAAAHMKRWETALEHFKRSHTVLLHPVTLYAMAVSMIALGRVNEAKRLSFQLNAAPTLKKKVDDLVKQNTGLRKLIAEPISAEVLDAFAFI
- a CDS encoding metal dependent phosphohydrolase (PFAM: HD domain~TIGRFAM: uncharacterized domain HDIG~COGs: COG2316 hydrolase (HD superfamily)~InterPro IPR006674: IPR006675~KEGG: aco:Amico_0407 metal dependent phosphohydrolase~PFAM: metal-dependent phosphohydrolase HD sub domain~SPTR: Metal dependent phosphohydrolase;~TIGRFAM: metal dependent phophohydrolase); amino-acid sequence: MMSRDEALALLEQYNKEQSHIKHALAVEAAMRYFAEKEGEDGDLWGITGLLHDIDWELTQETPEKHTHVGASILEEKGFPPEVVRAVLSHGWGICSDVEPQSLMEKYLYAVDELTGFITAVALVRPGKSLQDLTVKSVKKKWKDKAFARGVDREVIAKGAEILGRPLEELIGEVIEALKPIEKEIGLGEN
- a CDS encoding putative PAS/PAC sensor protein (PFAM: HD domain; PAS fold~TIGRFAM: PAS domain S-box~COGs: COG2206 HD-GYP domain~InterProIPR000014: IPR000700: IPR013656: IPR006674: IPR 003607~KEGG: slt:Slit_1330 putative PAS/PAC sensor protein~PFAM: metal-dependent phosphohydrolase HD sub domain; PAS fold-4 domain protein~SMART: metal-dependent phosphohydrolase HD region; PAS domain containing protein~SPTR: Sensory box protein;~TIGRFAM: PAS sensor protein) — translated: MHLDDEDQKSFAFEEKDGGLSHLDLAKELKKKDLLLQYLFDNAPLGIMQTLPGGVIVRANRMAHEIFGYSYGEMNGKLVDDLVLPDDKRLSGEEYTRKLHSEKEVVVFEDVRRRKDGSLFYASFIGFPVLMDGEVVGVFAIYQDITKRKEAEQVLKEKVAYAETEMRTMKRYWEQTISLVSSVVEARDPYTAGHQQNVAVISREIGRKLGLSGEEIYPIYVAAMVHDIGKVEIPSEILAKPGKLTSLERELVKRHPEAGKRILSKLETPWPIAEIVYQHHERINGGGYPRGLKKNDILLAARIIAVADVVDAMETHRPYRPALGKDAVLEELYNGKGVLYDEDVVDAWMCLTGH
- a CDS encoding hypothetical protein (KEGG: dhd:Dhaf_3079 hypothetical protein~SPTR: Putative uncharacterized protein); translation: MTKNKRLLVTVMGSILLLSAFFLVFSHYREKIMQKDETILILTEKCKKFEQIIGNLELKLPDQPDWARYERLGLADPETNLKKDLMKRKDLIPWKGVMGGNMAIYNEDLIWFMAPNWCLAYFEDGHIGGYMLLEFKVQNGKISWNLIDAKLTD